From Rhodobium gokarnense, the proteins below share one genomic window:
- a CDS encoding ATP-dependent nuclease — MHIEQIKIENFRLLQECCIDMRQKTTLLVGKNNTGKTSFAVLLDKFLEKPDTFSFTDFPLSLREAIFKIDADTNVEDLAIRMVLRIAYTEADDLGILSEFMLDLDPDRRHTSILFECTIDKKKLVRVLPEDEKERKKFIENNLSGKFLDVRVYAFDDFGHVGEQAYYMSHRSQLEEKERTSLHALINLQVIHARRNVASSEDAGRGSKPLSAISTKFFRKRDVEADADDENEEDASADKPGAGSIEKLRSILAEIDAQLGEQYAEVFGSFLRNSRDFLDLGDLKVVSNIQSQSLIENSSQVIYGDADNFLPEHYSGLGYLNILYLLLQIELCRDDFSRRNAPLNLLLIEEPEAHTHPQMQYVFADKIHGLISAIPSLQALITTHSSHIVSKSDFEDIRYLSRSSASGPVSIKNFHTDLCREYDKLGADGKSLFKFLKQYLTINSAELFFANKAIFIEGTTERILLPLFIEMHDKKNKEAAETGGLSSQNISVLEVGANARAFAPFLEFIGVRTLIITDIDTTKAVPNEKNGKPSYQAHKVEGSTHTSNETLKHFLSAPAIENADEHQDWHKRLLSGKAASNDGKIKLVYQTEESGYHARSFEDAFIAKNFEKIKIKRADLDGLKNVHELDSFDGDDYYALTERILSKKSDFAGSILYAELVERKDDETQEYIWEAPEYIMDGLKWIHRN; from the coding sequence ATGCATATTGAGCAGATAAAAATTGAGAATTTTCGGTTACTGCAGGAATGCTGCATAGATATGCGGCAAAAAACGACTTTGCTTGTAGGAAAAAACAATACTGGCAAGACATCATTCGCTGTGTTGTTGGACAAATTCCTGGAAAAACCGGACACGTTTTCATTCACTGATTTTCCACTTAGCCTACGCGAAGCCATCTTCAAAATAGACGCCGATACGAACGTCGAAGACCTTGCGATAAGAATGGTTCTTCGCATTGCCTACACTGAAGCAGATGACCTGGGAATTCTCTCCGAATTCATGCTCGACCTCGATCCAGATCGGCGACACACGAGCATTCTCTTCGAATGCACCATCGATAAGAAAAAGCTTGTTCGCGTTCTCCCGGAAGACGAAAAAGAACGCAAGAAGTTCATCGAAAACAACCTTTCAGGAAAATTTCTCGACGTAAGAGTTTATGCATTTGATGATTTCGGGCACGTCGGTGAGCAAGCGTATTACATGTCTCATCGTAGTCAGCTGGAGGAAAAGGAGCGTACCAGCCTTCACGCGCTCATAAATCTTCAAGTTATCCACGCCCGCAGGAACGTTGCGAGCTCAGAGGATGCCGGGCGTGGTTCAAAGCCACTTTCTGCGATATCGACCAAGTTCTTTCGAAAGCGAGATGTTGAGGCAGATGCCGACGATGAGAACGAAGAGGACGCCAGCGCAGATAAGCCCGGGGCTGGAAGCATTGAAAAGCTGAGATCGATTTTGGCTGAGATCGACGCGCAGCTAGGTGAGCAGTATGCTGAGGTTTTCGGGAGTTTTTTGAGAAATTCACGCGACTTTCTAGACCTTGGCGACTTGAAAGTCGTCTCCAATATCCAGTCGCAGTCTCTTATCGAAAATTCCTCTCAAGTCATATACGGCGACGCAGATAACTTCCTTCCCGAGCATTACAGCGGTCTTGGCTATCTGAATATCCTTTATCTCCTTCTGCAAATCGAACTATGTCGTGACGACTTTTCAAGACGAAATGCGCCATTAAATCTCTTATTGATTGAGGAGCCCGAGGCGCATACCCATCCACAGATGCAGTATGTGTTTGCAGACAAAATCCACGGCCTTATATCTGCAATACCTAGCCTACAGGCCCTCATCACCACGCATTCCTCTCATATCGTATCGAAATCCGACTTCGAGGACATACGTTATCTATCAAGATCATCTGCTTCAGGGCCGGTCTCTATCAAGAATTTTCACACTGACCTCTGCAGGGAATACGATAAGCTTGGCGCAGACGGAAAGTCACTATTCAAATTCTTGAAGCAATATCTCACCATAAATTCGGCAGAGCTGTTTTTTGCTAATAAGGCAATTTTTATCGAGGGTACAACTGAACGCATCCTCCTCCCATTGTTTATTGAAATGCACGATAAAAAGAATAAAGAGGCCGCCGAGACAGGGGGCCTTTCCTCTCAGAACATCTCCGTGCTGGAGGTCGGTGCGAACGCGCGAGCGTTTGCGCCATTCCTTGAGTTCATTGGTGTCCGTACTCTTATCATCACAGATATCGACACGACCAAGGCCGTACCCAATGAAAAAAACGGTAAGCCGAGCTATCAAGCACACAAGGTCGAAGGCTCCACGCACACCTCGAATGAGACTCTCAAACACTTCCTTTCGGCTCCGGCGATTGAGAATGCCGACGAGCACCAGGATTGGCACAAGCGTCTTCTGAGCGGCAAAGCTGCATCCAATGACGGGAAAATCAAGCTTGTCTACCAAACGGAAGAGAGTGGCTATCACGCAAGAAGTTTCGAGGATGCTTTCATTGCGAAGAATTTCGAAAAGATAAAAATTAAAAGAGCGGACTTAGATGGGCTAAAGAATGTGCACGAATTAGATAGCTTTGATGGGGATGACTATTACGCTCTGACGGAAAGAATTCTCAGCAAGAAATCTGATTTCGCCGGGTCGATTCTATATGCGGAGCTAGTTGAGCGCAAAGACGACGAAACGCAAGAATATATCTGGGAAGCACCCGAATATATAATGGATGGTCTGAAATGGATTCACCGAAATTGA
- a CDS encoding UvrD-helicase domain-containing protein, whose amino-acid sequence MDSPKLNPVDRIAELVLGGESFLLQGGAGSGKTESLKRVVQKVLSVDQKLKIACITHTNKAADEIADRISADIKVSTIHSFLGEIISPFKRNIQHVFPTLFELPLFVGLGDEHYGGDEKLRKSEEHRRYKKAYGKLENRRQTVLGELTPKVTGKREYDKEPGAYITQMNELICELNQEIRAKLTARNPDEFVYNETKFDNFNEPSFGHDGLIAIACKMLDEFPILGKIVSDRHDCIFIDEYQDTNADVIRVLLRCLSKPSRTIIGLFGDSEQAIYSDGIGSAQEYIDAKEIILVEKDDNYRCSQQVITFANQFRTDGLKQEVALKTLDDGTIESRESRDGSVKLLYDFAPEKVDTGDKPLDRKANAALFREALDALVERVSQDFPGYVQLKLTNKSIANDVGFGRLYQIFDNRYSEPRERMRKTLDRLQLDEIVDLTTLHQSLPGDRRSYNRLITTLRKRGFSISSVSDKAKLDEMLRSFTAEDLSAYKAVEFAAKAGLIRISESHAAFLARRNDLLARLKDDPVFAAFEALHASGYRTKAQMLKELGAAPRESLNADLVESEYEDRANELKQKIFFTALFADELPFNEVLSFYDYEENDGGFATMHKTKGTGIDNVLLVIDEYGWTTEYDFVNCFTADPPDTKRDVASRKLLYVAASRTKKNLVCVRLMNDQAEMERISPYFPEAVQVH is encoded by the coding sequence ATGGATTCACCGAAATTGAATCCGGTAGATCGGATTGCGGAACTCGTTCTCGGAGGTGAGAGCTTTCTCCTTCAAGGCGGCGCGGGGAGCGGCAAAACTGAGAGCCTAAAAAGGGTTGTCCAGAAAGTGCTCTCCGTCGACCAAAAGCTCAAAATTGCATGCATAACCCATACGAACAAAGCTGCCGACGAGATTGCCGACCGCATTTCGGCTGACATAAAAGTCTCAACCATCCACTCGTTTCTGGGCGAGATTATCTCGCCATTCAAACGGAACATTCAGCATGTTTTTCCGACCCTGTTCGAGCTCCCCCTTTTTGTTGGCTTGGGAGATGAGCACTATGGCGGAGACGAAAAGCTCAGAAAATCTGAAGAACACAGGCGCTATAAGAAGGCTTACGGAAAATTGGAGAACCGCCGCCAAACTGTCCTTGGCGAATTAACCCCGAAGGTAACCGGGAAGCGCGAATACGATAAGGAACCGGGTGCGTACATCACCCAGATGAACGAATTGATCTGTGAGCTGAATCAAGAAATCCGCGCAAAATTGACAGCCCGAAATCCTGATGAATTCGTCTACAACGAAACGAAATTCGACAATTTCAACGAGCCGTCATTTGGGCATGACGGCTTAATCGCAATCGCCTGCAAGATGCTCGACGAGTTCCCAATATTGGGGAAAATTGTCTCGGATCGGCATGACTGTATATTCATTGATGAATATCAGGATACGAACGCGGACGTTATCCGCGTTTTGCTCCGCTGCCTATCCAAGCCATCTCGAACAATCATTGGTTTGTTTGGGGATTCGGAGCAGGCAATTTACTCAGATGGCATAGGTAGCGCTCAAGAGTACATCGACGCAAAGGAAATCATTCTTGTAGAGAAAGACGACAATTACCGCTGCTCCCAGCAGGTCATAACCTTTGCCAATCAATTTCGCACAGACGGATTGAAGCAAGAGGTAGCGCTCAAAACGCTCGATGACGGCACGATTGAAAGCCGTGAGAGCCGAGACGGTAGCGTAAAACTGCTGTATGACTTCGCGCCAGAGAAAGTAGACACGGGCGATAAACCACTAGATCGGAAAGCTAATGCCGCGCTGTTCCGTGAAGCGCTCGATGCTCTCGTTGAAAGGGTCAGTCAAGATTTTCCAGGCTACGTCCAGCTAAAGCTCACAAACAAATCGATTGCCAATGATGTGGGTTTTGGACGACTCTATCAGATATTTGACAATCGATACTCGGAGCCCCGAGAACGAATGCGCAAAACGCTTGATCGATTGCAGCTTGATGAAATAGTCGATTTGACGACATTGCATCAGAGCTTGCCTGGGGACAGGCGCTCATACAATCGCTTGATCACCACGCTTCGAAAGCGGGGCTTTTCCATTTCTTCGGTCTCTGACAAAGCTAAGCTTGACGAGATGCTACGTTCATTCACTGCCGAAGACCTTTCCGCTTACAAAGCAGTGGAATTCGCAGCAAAAGCTGGGTTGATAAGAATTTCGGAAAGCCACGCAGCCTTTTTAGCTCGCCGCAACGATCTGTTGGCACGTCTTAAGGACGATCCCGTATTCGCGGCTTTTGAAGCGCTTCACGCCAGTGGCTACCGAACCAAAGCGCAGATGCTCAAGGAACTTGGAGCCGCACCTAGAGAGAGCCTCAATGCGGATTTGGTCGAATCCGAATACGAGGACAGAGCCAACGAACTCAAGCAAAAGATATTCTTCACCGCATTATTTGCGGACGAACTTCCATTTAACGAAGTTTTGTCATTCTATGACTACGAGGAAAATGATGGCGGCTTCGCAACGATGCATAAAACGAAAGGAACTGGGATAGATAATGTGCTTCTAGTAATAGACGAATACGGATGGACTACGGAATACGACTTTGTAAATTGTTTTACAGCTGATCCCCCCGATACGAAAAGGGACGTTGCGTCGCGGAAACTTTTATACGTGGCCGCTTCCAGAACGAAAAAGAACTTGGTTTGCGTTAGATTGATGAACGATCAGGCCGAGATGGAGCGCATATCTCCATATTTTCCAGAGGCCGTTCAAGTGCATTGA
- a CDS encoding Fic family protein, with protein sequence MNNKDGAASPVFGLFWISIRVLRRKYWHLRVFLDIFSGMRFDPDTLTITPQILSLIAEIDEFKGAWKALGTLAPERLSALRRVATIESIGSSTRIEGSKLSDREVERLLSNLEIQKFETRDEQEVAGYADVMETVFAHADAIDITENHIKQLHRDLLAHSAKDERHRGHYKTNPNHVSAFDAEGKEIGVVFETASPFETPRMMAELVEWTRAALDERTTHPLLVIAIFTVVFLAIHPFQDGNGRLSRVLTTLLLLRCGYAYVPNSSLESVIEQSKESYYMALRRTQGTIRGDAPEWEPWVLYFLRALQQQKQKLEAKIERERIVIGTLPALSVQILELARDHGRLTIGQIVKLTGANRNTIKKHLKDLVSSNHLAQHGTGKGTWYGRG encoded by the coding sequence ATGAACAATAAGGACGGTGCGGCAAGCCCTGTTTTTGGGCTGTTTTGGATATCTATTCGGGTACTTCGCCGAAAATATTGGCATTTACGGGTGTTTTTGGATATATTTTCAGGTATGAGATTCGATCCCGACACCCTGACAATCACCCCGCAAATCCTCTCCCTCATTGCCGAGATCGACGAATTCAAGGGCGCGTGGAAAGCGCTGGGCACGCTGGCGCCGGAACGCCTGTCCGCGCTGCGCCGTGTTGCTACCATTGAAAGCATTGGGTCATCGACACGGATCGAAGGCAGCAAGCTGAGCGACCGCGAGGTGGAGCGCCTGCTTTCCAACCTGGAAATCCAGAAGTTCGAGACCCGCGACGAACAGGAAGTCGCAGGCTATGCGGATGTGATGGAGACGGTTTTTGCACATGCCGACGCCATCGACATCACCGAGAACCACATCAAGCAGCTTCATCGGGACTTGCTGGCTCACAGCGCCAAGGACGAGCGGCACCGGGGGCATTACAAGACCAATCCGAACCATGTCAGCGCGTTCGACGCCGAAGGGAAGGAAATCGGCGTCGTGTTCGAAACGGCCTCGCCGTTTGAAACGCCGCGCATGATGGCGGAACTGGTCGAATGGACCCGGGCCGCTCTGGACGAGCGAACGACCCATCCCCTGTTGGTGATTGCCATCTTTACCGTCGTGTTCCTGGCTATCCATCCCTTTCAGGATGGCAATGGCAGGCTGTCGCGGGTTTTGACGACGCTGCTGCTGTTGCGTTGTGGCTATGCCTATGTGCCCAACAGTTCCCTGGAAAGCGTGATTGAGCAGAGCAAAGAAAGCTACTACATGGCGCTCCGCCGCACCCAGGGCACCATCCGCGGCGACGCGCCGGAATGGGAGCCGTGGGTTCTGTATTTCCTGCGGGCCTTACAGCAGCAGAAACAAAAGCTGGAAGCGAAGATCGAGCGCGAGCGGATCGTGATCGGAACGCTTCCCGCTCTGTCGGTGCAAATCCTCGAACTGGCCAGGGATCACGGCCGACTGACCATCGGCCAGATCGTCAAGCTGACCGGCGCCAACCGCAACACCATCAAGAAACACCTGAAGGATTTGGTGTCGTCCAATCACCTGGCTCAGCACGGAACGGGAAAAGGGACGTGGTACGGGAGGGGATGA